The genome window ACAATGTTTATGTATGCAAAACCTCGTTACTGTTACTCCGGTATGGATACAGTAGATGAGGTTAGTTCGATCTTAATTTGGCAATCTACCTTGCTGGGTTTAGTATTGCTGGTTAAGCTCTGCTCGTTTTGGGTTCTGAGTGACCGAGTCCTTGTTAGGGGAGGGGAGTTATTATCTTTGCCAGTGCATCATTCCATCTTACACagatacctcagtacatctgacacTATTTGAATTCCTGAACCAATTCCACCGAGTGTCAATAGGGACTGTCTGTAAACCTATGCTGTGGCTATTCTAGTATTGAGACCGTAATTCCTTGTAGAGCTAGCATGATCCAGATGCACAAACCCTGCGATGGTTCGTGTGGTCGAGCTTTAATACTGCtcactttatcttcttcttctagcTTTTCCCACTATTTTGTGGGGTCGCTGCGGCGGTCCTCGTTCTCCAGGTCGAAGCTTCGGTCCAGGGCATCCTCCTCCTTTGCTCCAATCGAATCCAGGTCTCTCCTCACACAGTTCGTCCATCTCAGCTTTGGACTACCACGCTTTCTCCTTCCTGGCAGCCTCATGTCCATCACCCTCCTGCCAACATagacctcatctctcctcttgatATGGCCAAACCACCACAGGCGACTTTCCTTGCACCTTACTCCAATACTAACAATTCCCATTCAttcttttatgtattcatttcttACATGATCTTTCAAAGTATGCCTAAGGGCCCATCTGCACATTTTCATTTCTGCCACTTCTAGTCCCTTTGTATCACTGATGCTCAGTGGAACTGTTTCCATACCATACAGCATTGCTGGTTGCACCACCGTTCGGTgtatcttccctttcactcttggtGGTACTTTTCTGTCACAAAGGACCCCAGACATCTACTTCCAGTTATTTCAACCACATTGGATTCTACAAGTCACttcgacttcccccccccccccacctgagtGTATTGTGCTCTCTAAATATTTAAAGTTGTCAGTCAAAGGCAGTTGACTATCTTGCAGATTCACACTTCCCAAGGATAACCCACTCAAGCACGTATACTCCGTCTTTGATCTTgatattttcattcctctttcttccagaGCGTCTCTCCACAGTTCCAGATTATCCTCTAGAACCCCCTTTTCTCTAGCACACAGTACCACATTGTCTGCAAACATCATCTGCCACGGagcttccattcccttccttcagtTAGGGAGTCCACAATAATTGCAAACAGGAATGGGCTCAGAGCAGATCCTTGGTGCAATCCAACTTCTATTGGGAAGGCTTCTGTGGTTCCAACAGCGCACCAGACCTCTGTCATACATCTCTCATACATATCGGCAACCACTCTAATGTACTTTTCTGGTACTCCTTTTTCCCGCATACACCAGTAAAGCTCCTCTCTGGGTACTCTGTCATAGGCTTTCTCTAGGTCTATGAACACTCCGTGCAGGTCTTCCTCGCATTCAACGAACTTCTCTTGTAACTGTCGCAAAGCAAAGATGCCATCTGTTGTAGATTTGTTTTTCATGAATGCAAACTGTTCGTTGCTTATCTCTACAATACTCTCTGAAGTTTCCACAGGCCAAGATATCCCCCTTATTCTTGAATATTGGTATGTTCGTGCTTCTCCGCCATTGCTCTGGTATCCTCTCTATGTTCATGATGTTAAATTCACACGTCAGATACTTCACTCTAGTTTTTTCTAGACACTTCCAAACTTCTACTGGTATATTGTCTGGGCCAACTGCTTTGCCATTTTTCAACTTTTTCAGAGCATTCTCCACCTCTTCTAACGTGATCTCTGGTATTTCTGCTTCTACGCTTCGCTAAGGCTTCTGCTTTTTCATTCTTGGATTTTCCTCGTTCAGAAGCTTGCTAAAGTAGTCTTGCCATCTATTAAGAATCATTGCATCCTCTACCAGGACGTTGCCTTCTTCATCCTTGATTAGCTTTGTCTGGTATATGTCCTTTGAGTTCTTGCCCCTCTGTTTAGCAACCCTCAGTGCACGTTTTTCTCCATCTAAGGTTTCCATGTCGTCATAAAACCTTTGATAGGCCTTTGCTTTTGCTCTCGCTTCAGACCTCTTGGCTGCTTTCTTGGCAATCTTGTAGGCCTCTCTATTTTCTACGTTGTTCTCCTGGTCTAAGATCTTTTtggttcctttctttatcttgatGTCTTGTACCTCCTCATTCCCCCACCatgtttccttgtctgtcttgctTTTTCCTGATGTTCTCCCCAAGAGTTCCTCTCCCAACTGTCTTAAGTACTCTGTCACAGTCTGCCAGTTCTGACTTCCTTCACTCTCAAGGTGAGCCTAACCCTTACTGCGCTAGCAAACTCAATTCTAATTTCTTCCCACTCAGTGTGCAGATTAATGGTCTGTGCTGACTCGTTACGCTCTCACCTAAGATAACCTTGCAATCTCTGATGTTTGCTTTTTCATTGGTTCTGCATAAAATGTAGTCAATCTGGGATACCAATGCTACGCTCTTGTATGTTACATTCTGCCTCTCTGCTTTCTTAAAGAAAGTGTTAACCACACGCAAACTATGTCTCGCTGCAAAGTCCATAAACTGTTCACCTGCCTAGTTGCACACGCCCACTCCATGTTTGCCAATATACTCCTCTTTTCCAATGTTGTCATTTCCACAGTGGCCATTAAAATCCCCTCCAATCCATAACTTTTCACTCATTGGTATCTCTCTCAATTCGTCATCGAGTTCTTCATAgaattcatccttttcctccgcaTTGTAGCTGGTCTGTGGGGCATAGGCACTCACGGTGTTCACTATTTCTCCTCCCATATCAACTCTCAACCAGATGATTCTATCTCATCTTCGTTTTACGCACAGTACTCCTTTCTTAAGATTGTCATCCAAGATTATCCCCACCCCATTCGTCTCCTATCCGTACCAGTGTAGAATAACTTAAATCCATTCCCGAGTTCTTTAGCTTTGGCTCCCTTCCACTTTGTCTCCTGGACACACATGATGTTTATTTTACGCCTCTCCATAAAGTCTACAATCTCCTGCCCTCTTCCTGTCATACTTCCAACATTCAAGGTGGCTAGCCTCCATACTGTACCCTTtgatttctcctctttcctttttctctttctttgagcTATCTTCTTTAGCCGTATCCGCTCCTGATACGGTAGCCGTAGCCCATTTCTCACAAGTGTACG of Penaeus chinensis breed Huanghai No. 1 chromosome 37, ASM1920278v2, whole genome shotgun sequence contains these proteins:
- the LOC125045702 gene encoding uncharacterized protein LOC125045702; amino-acid sequence: MSGVLCDRKVPPRVKGKIHRTVVQPAMLYGMETVPLSISDTKGLEVAEMKMCRWALRHTLKDHRRDEVYVGRRVMDMRLPGRRKRGSPKLRWTNCVRRDLDSIGAKEEDALDRSFDLENEDRRSDPTK
- the LOC125045703 gene encoding uncharacterized protein LOC125045703, with the protein product MDFAARHSLRVVNTFFKKAERQNVTYKSVALVSQIDYILCRTNEKANIRDCKVILGESAHLESEGSQNWQTVTEYLRQLGEELLGRTSGKSKTDKETWWGNEEVQDIKIKKGTKKILDQENNVENREAYKIAKKAAKRSEARAKAKAYQRFYDDMETLDGEKRALRVAKQRGKNSKDIYQTKLIKDEEGNVLRGYQSNGGEARTYQYSRIRGISWPVETSESIVEISNEQFAFMKNKSTTDGIFALRQLQEKFVECEEDLHGVFIDLEKAYDRVPREELYWCMREKGVPEKYIRVVADMYERCMTEVWCAVGTTEAFPIEVGLHQGSALSPFLFAIIVDSLTEGREWKLRGR